The following proteins are co-located in the Rippkaea orientalis PCC 8801 genome:
- a CDS encoding non-ribosomal peptide synthetase, with protein MNTEQKFTSINSYLQTFNPEDVFIFPTSSAQARLWFLAELEPDSSVYNEQVIIELQGQFNQTALEKSFNEIVRRHEILRTFFTTDQGKPVQVILPYLSLEFPVIDLSHLSSKEQETIIKKHTINEGQKPFDLTQIPLIRIIVLKLHPQKHLLLITLHHIIIDGWSGGVLMKELGLLYEAFCHKKSSPLPPLSIQYADFTIWQNDYLQSEKLKQQLSYWQEKLTSIPPLLELPTDYHRPPMQTFKGQCQTFELTPELSYQLKQLSQKNGSTLFMTLLAAWTILLSRYSRQQDIVIGSPIANRNRVEIEPLIGFFANTLVLRTNLSGNPAFSELLNQVRQVCLEAYTHQDIPFEKLVEALQPERNLSQTPLFQVMFVLQNANYEELKLSDFTFRFLPKENTIAKFDLTLSMLESQEKLTGEIEYNQDLFNCSTIARMAEHFLGLLGEIVRNPQKPITELSFLTESEQNQLLIHWNNTKVEYSKTQCIHQLFEEQVIRTPDAIALEFEGITLTYFELNQKANQLGHYLQKLGVKPDSLVGICVKRSPDMIIGVLGILKAGGAYIPIDPTYPKERIAYLLEDAQIDLLLSQAGLSTELPQSQTTVINLDENWSEIALESCNNVLSQVTPQNLVYIIYTSGSTGKPKGVMIEHQSLVNFTKTAIDIYNITPKDRVLQFASISFDAAAEEIYPCLSSGATLVLRTDEMIASTDTFFHQCQAKQLTVLDLPTAYWQQITTELENANQKLPNTLRLVIIGGERAIPEKIETWHKKVGDFPKLLNTYGPTESTVVATVYPLISSVKIKQEVPIGKPINNVTTYILDPNLQLVPIGVPGELYLGGMGLAKGYLNRPKLTAEKFIINPFNTSERLYKTGDLVRYLSDGNIEFLGRIDNQVKIRGFRIELGEIESILSRHPEIKETVVIVREDTPAQKRLVAYITSDKIASQTDNNWYETLKHYLKTSLPDYMIPQSFVLLENLPLTVNGKIDYSRLPCPDYSLINSDKNYIAPRTPIEATLAQIWSDILKHQNISINHNFFDLGGDSIISIQVIARAKQAGIKIKPKQLFEYQTIAELAAVAKVDQSSLNEQELITGSVLLTPIQHWFFNQNLVESHHWNQGILLEVEADININDLQEAIKHLLIYHDGLRLRFEFVNNHWQQIYSHPQDSIPLEIVDLSNVSPNQQSNLIKQKANECQSSLDLSQGLVFKSLFFYLGNNQPNRLLIIIHHLVIDGVSWRILLEDLVTVYQQLHQEQTIQLPPKTTSLQKWSQKLYDYAQSEKIQKELDYWLTLSQIKINSIPVDYQVSLTQNTVASTQQITVGLNAEKTRALLQDVSAVYNTQINDLLLTALVQSFAGWTGDFSLLIELEGHGREDLFDDVDLSRTIGWFTSVFTVLLTLPQSQDLGDRLKSVKEQLRRIPQKGINYGILQYLTDNQLIKSQLNQMPKPQISFNYLGQFYQQISSPPLLNLAQEPIGFMRSPKGINHHLIEINAWIMSEKLEITWSYSENLYYKNTIEKLAKGYKTALEKLISYCQSAEAGGYTPSDFPEANLSQEELDQLFLEFS; from the coding sequence ATGAATACTGAACAAAAATTCACTTCAATTAACAGCTACCTCCAAACCTTTAATCCAGAAGACGTTTTTATTTTTCCTACATCTTCTGCCCAAGCAAGACTCTGGTTTTTAGCAGAACTTGAACCTGATAGTTCCGTTTATAACGAACAGGTTATTATTGAATTACAAGGACAATTTAATCAAACTGCCTTAGAAAAAAGCTTTAATGAAATTGTCCGTCGTCATGAAATTTTACGCACCTTTTTTACAACAGATCAAGGTAAACCAGTCCAAGTAATTTTGCCTTACCTATCCCTAGAATTTCCTGTTATTGATCTTAGTCATCTCTCATCAAAAGAACAAGAAACGATTATTAAAAAACACACAATCAATGAAGGACAAAAACCCTTTGATTTAACACAGATTCCCCTCATTAGAATTATCGTCTTAAAATTACATCCTCAAAAACATCTATTATTAATTACTCTACATCACATTATTATTGATGGTTGGTCAGGTGGCGTATTAATGAAAGAATTAGGGCTATTATATGAAGCTTTTTGCCATAAGAAATCCTCTCCTCTCCCTCCATTATCTATTCAATATGCTGATTTTACTATCTGGCAAAATGACTATTTACAAAGCGAAAAACTGAAACAACAACTCAGTTATTGGCAAGAAAAATTAACAAGTATTCCACCCTTATTAGAACTGCCAACTGATTATCATCGTCCTCCCATGCAAACTTTCAAAGGTCAATGTCAAACCTTTGAATTAACACCCGAATTAAGCTATCAATTAAAACAATTAAGTCAGAAAAATGGGTCAACCCTATTTATGACCTTACTAGCAGCTTGGACAATTTTACTGTCACGTTATAGTCGTCAACAAGATATTGTCATTGGATCTCCTATCGCTAATCGTAACCGAGTAGAAATAGAACCATTAATCGGTTTTTTTGCTAACACCTTAGTGTTAAGAACAAACTTATCAGGAAACCCCGCTTTTAGCGAATTACTCAACCAAGTCAGACAAGTATGTTTAGAAGCTTATACACATCAAGATATTCCTTTTGAGAAATTAGTTGAAGCCTTACAACCCGAAAGAAATTTAAGTCAAACCCCTTTATTTCAAGTCATGTTTGTTTTACAAAATGCCAACTATGAAGAACTCAAGTTATCAGATTTTACCTTCAGATTTCTTCCCAAAGAAAATACTATTGCAAAATTTGATTTAACCTTGTCAATGTTAGAAAGCCAAGAAAAATTAACAGGAGAAATAGAATACAATCAAGATTTATTTAACTGTTCAACTATTGCTAGAATGGCAGAACATTTTTTAGGATTGTTAGGAGAAATTGTTAGAAATCCTCAAAAACCTATTACTGAATTGTCTTTCTTAACAGAATCCGAACAAAACCAATTATTAATTCATTGGAATAATACAAAAGTTGAATATTCTAAAACTCAATGTATTCATCAGTTATTTGAAGAACAAGTTATTAGAACTCCTGATGCGATCGCCCTTGAATTTGAAGGAATAACTTTAACCTATTTTGAATTAAATCAGAAAGCGAATCAGTTAGGCCATTACTTACAAAAATTAGGAGTAAAACCAGATAGTTTAGTCGGAATTTGTGTCAAGCGATCGCCAGATATGATCATTGGGGTTTTGGGGATTCTCAAAGCAGGAGGGGCTTATATTCCCATCGATCCAACCTATCCCAAAGAACGGATTGCTTACTTATTAGAAGATGCTCAAATTGACCTATTATTAAGTCAAGCAGGGTTATCAACTGAACTACCCCAGAGTCAAACAACAGTTATTAACTTAGATGAAAATTGGTCAGAAATTGCCTTAGAAAGTTGCAATAATGTTCTGAGTCAAGTCACTCCCCAAAACTTAGTTTATATCATCTATACATCAGGTTCCACAGGAAAACCCAAAGGGGTAATGATTGAACATCAATCCTTAGTCAATTTCACTAAAACTGCTATTGATATCTATAACATTACGCCAAAAGATAGGGTTTTACAATTTGCTTCTATTAGTTTTGATGCCGCAGCCGAAGAAATCTATCCTTGCTTAAGTTCTGGGGCAACTTTAGTATTGAGAACTGACGAAATGATTGCCTCAACCGATACCTTTTTCCATCAATGTCAAGCCAAACAGTTAACAGTTTTAGACTTACCAACCGCCTATTGGCAACAAATTACAACTGAGTTAGAAAACGCTAATCAAAAGTTACCTAATACCTTACGTTTAGTAATTATTGGTGGGGAAAGAGCAATTCCCGAAAAAATCGAAACTTGGCACAAAAAAGTTGGAGATTTCCCAAAACTTTTAAATACTTACGGACCTACTGAATCTACCGTTGTCGCTACTGTTTATCCTTTAATTTCATCGGTTAAAATAAAACAAGAAGTTCCCATCGGAAAGCCAATTAATAATGTCACAACTTATATCTTAGATCCTAACTTACAACTGGTTCCAATTGGAGTTCCAGGGGAATTATATTTAGGAGGTATGGGACTAGCAAAAGGCTATCTTAATCGCCCTAAATTAACCGCAGAAAAATTCATAATTAATCCTTTTAATACTTCAGAAAGATTATATAAAACAGGTGATTTAGTTCGCTATCTTTCTGATGGCAATATTGAATTTTTAGGCAGAATTGACAATCAAGTCAAAATCCGAGGATTTCGTATCGAATTAGGTGAAATAGAGTCCATTTTAAGCCGTCACCCTGAGATTAAAGAAACAGTTGTTATTGTCAGAGAAGATACTCCAGCTCAAAAACGTTTAGTTGCTTATATTACTAGCGATAAAATTGCTTCTCAAACTGACAATAATTGGTATGAAACCTTAAAACATTATCTCAAGACAAGCCTACCTGATTATATGATTCCCCAAAGTTTTGTTTTGTTAGAAAACCTTCCGTTAACTGTCAATGGAAAAATCGATTATTCTCGTTTGCCTTGTCCTGATTATTCATTAATCAATTCAGACAAAAATTATATTGCTCCTCGTACCCCTATTGAAGCTACCTTAGCCCAAATTTGGTCAGATATTTTAAAGCATCAAAACATTAGCATTAACCACAACTTTTTTGATTTAGGGGGAGACTCTATTATCAGTATTCAAGTGATTGCCCGCGCTAAGCAAGCCGGGATTAAAATCAAACCTAAACAACTCTTTGAATATCAAACTATCGCTGAATTAGCTGCTGTCGCCAAGGTTGATCAATCTTCATTAAATGAACAAGAGTTAATAACAGGTTCTGTTCTACTTACTCCTATTCAACACTGGTTTTTTAATCAGAATTTAGTAGAATCTCATCATTGGAACCAAGGTATTTTATTAGAAGTAGAAGCGGATATAAATATTAACGATTTACAGGAAGCTATTAAACATTTATTAATTTATCATGATGGTTTACGATTGCGGTTTGAGTTCGTTAATAATCATTGGCAGCAAATTTATAGTCATCCTCAAGATAGCATTCCTTTAGAGATTGTTGATCTTTCAAATGTGTCACCTAATCAACAATCTAATCTGATTAAACAAAAAGCCAATGAATGCCAAAGTAGTCTTGATTTAAGTCAAGGTTTAGTATTCAAATCTCTATTTTTTTACTTAGGAAATAATCAGCCAAATCGTTTATTAATCATTATCCATCACTTAGTCATAGATGGAGTTTCTTGGCGAATTTTACTTGAGGATTTAGTGACAGTCTACCAACAACTGCATCAAGAACAAACAATCCAACTTCCTCCCAAAACGACTTCTTTGCAAAAATGGAGTCAAAAACTTTATGATTATGCCCAATCAGAAAAAATCCAGAAAGAATTAGATTATTGGCTAACCCTATCACAAATAAAAATCAACTCTATTCCTGTAGATTATCAGGTTAGTTTAACCCAAAATACCGTCGCTTCTACCCAACAAATAACAGTAGGGTTAAACGCCGAAAAAACTCGCGCCTTACTTCAAGATGTTTCGGCTGTTTACAATACTCAAATTAATGATTTATTATTAACAGCTTTAGTTCAAAGTTTTGCTGGTTGGACTGGTGACTTTTCTCTTTTAATAGAATTAGAAGGTCATGGACGAGAAGACTTGTTTGACGATGTTGATTTATCCAGAACAATAGGATGGTTTACCTCAGTTTTTACTGTCTTATTAACCTTACCTCAAAGTCAGGATTTAGGAGACAGATTAAAAAGTGTTAAAGAACAACTAAGACGCATTCCACAAAAAGGAATTAATTATGGAATTTTACAGTATTTAACAGACAATCAACTTATCAAAAGCCAATTGAACCAAATGCCAAAACCACAAATCAGTTTTAACTACTTAGGACAATTTTATCAACAGATCTCTTCACCTCCTTTACTTAATTTAGCGCAAGAACCCATTGGGTTTATGCGGAGTCCTAAAGGAATTAATCATCATCTGATTGAGATTAATGCTTGGATTATGTCAGAAAAATTAGAAATTACCTGGAGTTACAGTGAAAATTTGTATTACAAAAACACAATTGAAAAATTAGCTAAAGGGTATAAAACAGCCCTAGAAAAACTCATTAGTTATTGTCAATCTGCGGAAGCTGGTGGTTATACCCCTTCAGATTTTCCTGAAGCTAATTTAAGTCAAGAGGAATTAGATCAACTCTTTTTAGAATTTAGTTGA